A stretch of Natronococcus sp. CG52 DNA encodes these proteins:
- a CDS encoding S1C family serine protease codes for MTPDDITRRRLLRVAGGTVAVAAVGGSTAATAGRSVSEHTGNAIRAQDEQYSEIYDETIDSVVLVNTFGNGDGGPGGLGSGFVVDDEYVVTNDHVAGDATEVELQFRDEQWRSASVIGSDVHSDLAVLEVEDVPDAAEGLSFTDAEPTVGQEVIALGNPLGLDASISQGLVSGVDRSLPSPTGFSIPAAIQTDAPVNPGNSGGPLVSLESDVLGVVFAGAGQTIGFAISAALANRVVPALVEDGEYQHAYVGVSVLPVGPLVAEANDLEEPRGVLIVNVVPDSPADGALEPADGVESVGGDPVPVGGDVIIAINDREIPNQDRLSSTLALETSPGETVDVEVVRDGERRTVEATLEPRPDVDVP; via the coding sequence GTGACTCCAGACGACATTACGCGCAGGCGACTGCTCCGCGTCGCCGGTGGAACCGTCGCCGTCGCCGCGGTCGGCGGCTCCACCGCAGCAACTGCCGGTCGGAGCGTGAGCGAGCACACCGGAAACGCGATCCGAGCGCAGGACGAACAGTACTCGGAGATCTACGACGAGACGATCGACTCCGTCGTGCTCGTCAACACGTTCGGTAACGGCGACGGGGGTCCCGGCGGGCTGGGATCCGGATTCGTCGTCGACGACGAATACGTCGTCACCAACGATCACGTGGCCGGCGACGCGACGGAGGTCGAACTCCAGTTCCGCGACGAGCAGTGGCGGTCGGCGTCCGTCATCGGATCGGACGTCCACAGCGATCTGGCCGTCCTCGAGGTGGAGGACGTTCCGGACGCCGCCGAGGGGCTGTCGTTCACGGACGCCGAACCGACCGTCGGACAGGAGGTGATCGCACTCGGCAACCCGCTCGGTCTCGACGCTTCGATCTCGCAGGGGCTCGTCAGCGGGGTCGACCGCTCGCTGCCGAGTCCGACCGGTTTCTCGATCCCGGCGGCTATCCAGACCGACGCCCCGGTCAATCCCGGCAACAGCGGCGGCCCGCTCGTGAGCCTCGAGAGCGACGTCCTCGGCGTCGTCTTCGCCGGCGCCGGACAGACGATCGGCTTCGCGATCTCCGCGGCGCTGGCGAACCGGGTCGTCCCCGCCCTCGTCGAAGACGGCGAGTACCAGCACGCGTACGTCGGAGTGAGCGTCCTGCCGGTCGGGCCGCTGGTCGCCGAGGCGAACGACCTCGAGGAGCCCCGGGGCGTTCTGATCGTCAACGTGGTTCCGGACTCGCCTGCGGACGGCGCTCTCGAGCCCGCGGACGGCGTCGAGTCCGTCGGCGGCGATCCGGTCCCGGTCGGCGGCGACGTGATCATCGCCATCAACGACCGGGAGATCCCGAACCAGGATCGCCTGTCCTCGACGCTCGCACTCGAGACGTCACCCGGCGAGACGGTCGACGTCGAGGTCGTCCGCGACGGGGAGCGCCGGACCGTCGAGGCGACGCTCGAGCCGAGACCCGACGTGGACGTTCCCTGA
- a CDS encoding TIGR03557 family F420-dependent LLM class oxidoreductase, with the protein MTEIGHKLISEEHGPNDLAEYGRLADQSAFDYAMISDHYHPWTSSQGESPMVWNVIGAISQATDDLRLGTGVTCPIMRVHPAIIAQAAATAGAQLPGRFFLGVGTGENLSEHVLGDRWPEHAVRLEMLEEALDVIRTLWGGETTSYHGEYYTVENARVYTLPDELPPIPVAADGPKTARKAGEIGDGLIAIAPDEDLVEAFEDGGGEDKPRYAEVSVCYAEDEREAIETAHEIWPQAALPGELVWELPTPAHFEQATEAVSEEDVAETVVCGSDPDEHLEAIREFVDAGFDHVAVHNIGSNQAEFVEFYEGEVLPAVQ; encoded by the coding sequence ATGACGGAGATCGGTCACAAACTCATCAGTGAAGAGCACGGCCCGAACGATCTCGCGGAGTACGGCCGACTCGCCGATCAGTCGGCGTTCGACTACGCGATGATCTCCGACCACTACCACCCCTGGACCTCGAGCCAGGGCGAGAGTCCGATGGTTTGGAACGTGATCGGTGCCATCTCGCAGGCGACCGACGACCTGCGTCTCGGCACCGGCGTCACCTGCCCGATCATGCGCGTCCATCCGGCGATCATCGCGCAGGCGGCCGCCACCGCCGGCGCGCAGTTGCCCGGTCGCTTCTTCCTCGGCGTCGGCACCGGCGAGAACCTGAGCGAGCACGTTCTCGGCGACCGGTGGCCGGAACACGCGGTCCGACTCGAGATGCTCGAGGAAGCGCTCGACGTCATCCGCACCCTCTGGGGGGGAGAGACCACGAGTTACCACGGGGAGTACTACACCGTCGAGAACGCGCGAGTGTACACGCTCCCCGACGAACTCCCGCCGATCCCCGTCGCCGCCGACGGCCCGAAGACGGCGCGCAAGGCCGGTGAAATCGGCGACGGACTCATCGCGATCGCGCCCGACGAGGACCTGGTCGAGGCGTTCGAAGACGGCGGCGGAGAGGACAAACCCCGGTACGCCGAGGTCAGCGTCTGCTACGCCGAAGACGAACGGGAGGCGATCGAAACGGCCCACGAGATCTGGCCCCAAGCGGCACTGCCCGGGGAGCTCGTGTGGGAGCTTCCGACGCCCGCCCACTTCGAGCAGGCGACCGAAGCGGTCTCCGAGGAAGACGTCGCAGAGACGGTCGTCTGTGGCTCCGACCCCGACGAACACCTCGAGGCGATCCGGGAGTTCGTCGACGCCGGGTTCGATCACGTCGCCGTTCACAACATCGGCTCGAACCAGGCCGAGTTCGTCGAGTTCTACGAAGGGGAGGTGTTACCGGCAGTACAGTAG
- a CDS encoding protein translocase SEC61 complex subunit gamma, with the protein MDVPYDLTSYVRVLKMATTPTSEEFFQVSKIAGAGILLVGFLGFLIGGIMLLLTGDAGGAL; encoded by the coding sequence ATGGACGTTCCCTACGACCTCACCTCGTACGTGCGGGTGTTGAAGATGGCGACAACGCCGACGAGCGAAGAGTTTTTCCAGGTGTCGAAAATCGCCGGTGCAGGGATCCTGCTGGTCGGATTCCTCGGATTCCTCATCGGCGGAATCATGCTGCTGTTGACCGGTGACGCCGGTGGTGCCTTATAA
- a CDS encoding transcription elongation factor Spt5, translating to MGIFAVKTTASQERTVADMIINREEPEIHAALAPDSLTSYVMVEAEGDAVLNRVLEDIPHARSIVPGKSDISEVEHFLSPKPDVEGIAEGDIVELIAGPFKGEKAQVQRIDEGKDQVTVELYEATVPIPVTVRGDQIRVLDSDER from the coding sequence ATGGGCATCTTCGCAGTCAAGACGACGGCGAGCCAGGAGCGAACCGTCGCCGACATGATCATCAACCGCGAGGAACCCGAGATCCACGCCGCGCTCGCGCCGGACTCGCTGACCTCCTACGTGATGGTCGAAGCGGAGGGCGACGCCGTCTTGAACCGCGTGCTCGAGGATATCCCGCACGCGCGTAGCATCGTCCCCGGCAAGTCGGACATCTCGGAGGTCGAGCACTTCCTCTCGCCGAAGCCGGACGTCGAGGGGATCGCAGAGGGGGACATCGTCGAACTCATCGCCGGTCCGTTCAAGGGCGAGAAGGCCCAGGTCCAGCGGATCGACGAGGGCAAGGACCAGGTGACGGTCGAGCTGTACGAGGCGACGGTTCCGATTCCGGTGACGGTTCGGGGCGACCAGATCCGCGTGTTGGATAGCGACGAACGGTAG
- a CDS encoding DUF7565 family protein produces the protein MAWECGIGGCGGVFEDVESAVVHQATEHERRECKVCGSVVPDGYLGIRHTFTEHSRAEYVRAYGASSEEVRKREALLEEIEATADIRGIAEELRQ, from the coding sequence ATGGCTTGGGAATGCGGCATCGGCGGCTGCGGAGGGGTATTCGAGGACGTCGAGTCGGCCGTCGTCCATCAGGCGACCGAACACGAACGCCGCGAGTGCAAGGTCTGTGGCTCCGTCGTCCCGGACGGTTATCTCGGGATCCGACACACCTTCACCGAGCACAGCCGTGCCGAGTACGTCCGCGCGTACGGCGCCAGTTCCGAGGAGGTCAGGAAGCGCGAGGCGCTGCTCGAGGAGATCGAAGCGACTGCGGATATCAGGGGAATCGCCGAGGAACTGCGACAGTAG